A section of the Citrus sinensis cultivar Valencia sweet orange chromosome 8, DVS_A1.0, whole genome shotgun sequence genome encodes:
- the LOC102607615 gene encoding uncharacterized protein At2g02148 isoform X2: MRACYTRMGSRVPVQHYNLRSAPPPNSFIGSSLHDLNSVDTRPPADIDSIGDVDRDAVVHHQDTLDNDDDSTAVILSSVRANGLEDHFDSSKSCPDQFLQSEFENSEIETRTNPEFTAWKRKDQMLLSWMLSSINLEILSLVDCVHESYRNSLPLHSVEVDEDRSPLESSGPSRGSYDILTIEDVSPIESARARFLQIIVDHFINDHVIEVTDSGAEYSQQPGQDKLSKRKNRDVQYEGDPRFALPLMYVANMYETLVNDVNLRLASFNGIREKTIGVALEAAGGLYRSLAKKFPKKGSCTYKRRELATSLETRTRFPELVIQEEKRVRFVVVNGLDIVEKPNNMPIEDAEWFKRLTGRNEVAISAQDYKFYSPRHKYRRVASNSVSNIPVLPGFPGTDNSSTMVTAQGFRTISEPQNQQQTPSKHHMQPLSHQPQFHHIHNNHHQQIHQGQHPAHFSQNHRCGPPPHLPDIAHAHQSPTISQHMACLQPLTGGHVGERLHVMVRVSFDLNFHKGNTYFQLPWELLIQQVLQSFVMNVEHHI, from the exons atgagaGCGTGTTATACAAGAATGGGGTCTAGGGTTCCAGTACAGCACTACAATTTGAGATCAGCGCCTCCTCCTAATTCCTTCATTGGAAGCTCTTTGCACGACCTCAACTCTGTCGACACGCGGCCCCCTGCTGATATCGATTCAATCGGCGATGTTGATCGCGACGCTGTTGTTCATCATCAAGATACTCTTGACAACGACGATGATTCCACAGCTGTT ATTCTCTCTTCAGTACGTGCAAATGGTCTTGAAGATCATTTCGATAGCTCCAAGTCATGTCCAGATCAATTTCTTCAAAGTGAATTTGAGAACTCTGAAATTGAAACTCGAACAAATCCTGAGTTCACTGCTTGGAAAAGGAAGGATCAAATGCTGCTGAGCTGGATGCTGTCTTCTATAAATCTCGAGATCCTCAGCCTTGTG GATTGCGTGCATGAATCCTACAGAAACTCTTTGCCACTTCACAGTGTTGAAGTGGATGAAGATCGCTCTCCCCTCGAGAGTAGTGGTCCTTCAAGGGGCAGCTATGATATTCTGACAATTGAGG ATGTTTCCCCTATTGAATCAGCAAGGGCAAGATTTCTACAAATTATTGTGgatcattttattaatgacCATGTGATTGAAGTGACTGATTCTGGGGCTGAATATTCTCAGCAGCCAGGTCAAGACAAATTGAGTAAGAGGAAAAACAGAGATGTCCAGTACGAAGGTGATCCAAGGTTTGCTTTGCCCTTGATGTATGTTGCTAATATGTACGAAACCTTAGTTAATGATGTAAACTTGAGGCTTGCTTCCTTCAATGGTATTCGTGAGAAGACCATTGGGGTAGCGCTTGAAGCAGCTGGTGGTTTATACAGGAGTTTGGCCAAGAAATTTCCTAAGAAAG GTTCCTGTACATACAAACGAAGAGAATTGGCAACTTCTCTTGAAACAAGGACAAGATTTCCAGAATTAGTAATACAAGAAGAGAAACGAGTTCGTTTTGTAGTGGTCAATGGATTGGATATTGTTGAGAAACCAAATAATATGCCTATCGAAGATGCTGAGTG GTTTAAGAGATTGACTGGCAGAAATGAAGTAGCTATCTCTGCTCAAgactataaattttattctccaAGACATAAGTACAGGCGTGTTGCCTCAAATTCTGTATCTAACATCCCAGTTTTGCCT GGATTTCCTGGCACAGATAATTCTTCTACAATGGTTACTGCACAAGGGTTTCGCACTATAAGCGAA CCACAGAATCAGCAACAGACTCCTTCCAAACATCATATGCAGCCTCTCTCGCATCAGCCTCAATTTCATCATATTCACAacaatcatcatcaacaaattcACCAAGGTCAACATCCAGCCCACTTTTCCCAAAATCATCGATGTGGTCCACCTCCACACTTGCCTGATATTGCTCATGCTCACCAGTCTCCAACCATTTCCCAACACATGGCTTGCTTACAGCCACTCACTGGAGGTCATGTTGGTGAACGTTTGCATGTAATGGTGAGAGTTTCTTTTGATCTGAATTTTCACAAAGGCAACACATATTTCCAGTTACCTTGGGAACTCTTGAT CCAGCAAGTCCTGCAAAGTTTTGTGATGAATGTGGAGCACCATATCTGA
- the LOC102607615 gene encoding uncharacterized protein At2g02148 isoform X1, producing MRACYTRMGSRVPVQHYNLRSAPPPNSFIGSSLHDLNSVDTRPPADIDSIGDVDRDAVVHHQDTLDNDDDSTAVILSSVRANGLEDHFDSSKSCPDQFLQSEFENSEIETRTNPEFTAWKRKDQMLLSWMLSSINLEILSLVDCVHESYRNSLPLHSVEVDEDRSPLESSGPSRGSYDILTIEDVSPIESARARFLQIIVDHFINDHVIEVTDSGAEYSQQPGQDKLSKRKNRDVQYEGDPRFALPLMYVANMYETLVNDVNLRLASFNGIREKTIGVALEAAGGLYRSLAKKFPKKGSCTYKRRELATSLETRTRFPELVIQEEKRVRFVVVNGLDIVEKPNNMPIEDAEWFKRLTGRNEVAISAQDYKFYSPRHKYRRVASNSVSNIPVLPQGFPGTDNSSTMVTAQGFRTISEPQNQQQTPSKHHMQPLSHQPQFHHIHNNHHQQIHQGQHPAHFSQNHRCGPPPHLPDIAHAHQSPTISQHMACLQPLTGGHVGERLHVMVRVSFDLNFHKGNTYFQLPWELLIQQVLQSFVMNVEHHI from the exons atgagaGCGTGTTATACAAGAATGGGGTCTAGGGTTCCAGTACAGCACTACAATTTGAGATCAGCGCCTCCTCCTAATTCCTTCATTGGAAGCTCTTTGCACGACCTCAACTCTGTCGACACGCGGCCCCCTGCTGATATCGATTCAATCGGCGATGTTGATCGCGACGCTGTTGTTCATCATCAAGATACTCTTGACAACGACGATGATTCCACAGCTGTT ATTCTCTCTTCAGTACGTGCAAATGGTCTTGAAGATCATTTCGATAGCTCCAAGTCATGTCCAGATCAATTTCTTCAAAGTGAATTTGAGAACTCTGAAATTGAAACTCGAACAAATCCTGAGTTCACTGCTTGGAAAAGGAAGGATCAAATGCTGCTGAGCTGGATGCTGTCTTCTATAAATCTCGAGATCCTCAGCCTTGTG GATTGCGTGCATGAATCCTACAGAAACTCTTTGCCACTTCACAGTGTTGAAGTGGATGAAGATCGCTCTCCCCTCGAGAGTAGTGGTCCTTCAAGGGGCAGCTATGATATTCTGACAATTGAGG ATGTTTCCCCTATTGAATCAGCAAGGGCAAGATTTCTACAAATTATTGTGgatcattttattaatgacCATGTGATTGAAGTGACTGATTCTGGGGCTGAATATTCTCAGCAGCCAGGTCAAGACAAATTGAGTAAGAGGAAAAACAGAGATGTCCAGTACGAAGGTGATCCAAGGTTTGCTTTGCCCTTGATGTATGTTGCTAATATGTACGAAACCTTAGTTAATGATGTAAACTTGAGGCTTGCTTCCTTCAATGGTATTCGTGAGAAGACCATTGGGGTAGCGCTTGAAGCAGCTGGTGGTTTATACAGGAGTTTGGCCAAGAAATTTCCTAAGAAAG GTTCCTGTACATACAAACGAAGAGAATTGGCAACTTCTCTTGAAACAAGGACAAGATTTCCAGAATTAGTAATACAAGAAGAGAAACGAGTTCGTTTTGTAGTGGTCAATGGATTGGATATTGTTGAGAAACCAAATAATATGCCTATCGAAGATGCTGAGTG GTTTAAGAGATTGACTGGCAGAAATGAAGTAGCTATCTCTGCTCAAgactataaattttattctccaAGACATAAGTACAGGCGTGTTGCCTCAAATTCTGTATCTAACATCCCAGTTTTGCCT CAGGGATTTCCTGGCACAGATAATTCTTCTACAATGGTTACTGCACAAGGGTTTCGCACTATAAGCGAA CCACAGAATCAGCAACAGACTCCTTCCAAACATCATATGCAGCCTCTCTCGCATCAGCCTCAATTTCATCATATTCACAacaatcatcatcaacaaattcACCAAGGTCAACATCCAGCCCACTTTTCCCAAAATCATCGATGTGGTCCACCTCCACACTTGCCTGATATTGCTCATGCTCACCAGTCTCCAACCATTTCCCAACACATGGCTTGCTTACAGCCACTCACTGGAGGTCATGTTGGTGAACGTTTGCATGTAATGGTGAGAGTTTCTTTTGATCTGAATTTTCACAAAGGCAACACATATTTCCAGTTACCTTGGGAACTCTTGAT CCAGCAAGTCCTGCAAAGTTTTGTGATGAATGTGGAGCACCATATCTGA
- the LOC102607615 gene encoding uncharacterized protein At2g02148 isoform X10 encodes MRACYTRMGSRVPVQHYNLRSAPPPNSFIGSSLHDLNSVDTRPPADIDSIGDVDRDAVVHHQDTLDNDDDSTAVILSSVRANGLEDHFDSSKSCPDQFLQSEFENSEIETRTNPEFTAWKRKDQMLLSWMLSSINLEILSLVDCVHESYRNSLPLHSVEVDEDRSPLESSGPSRGSYDILTIEDVSPIESARARFLQIIVDHFINDHVIEVTDSGAEYSQQPGQDKLSKRKNRDVQYEGDPRFALPLMYVANMYETLVNDVNLRLASFNGIREKTIGVALEAAGGLYRSLAKKFPKKGSCTYKRRELATSLETRTRFPELVIQEEKRVRFVVVNGLDIVEKPNNMPIEDAEWFKRLTGRNEVAISAQDYKFYSPRHKYRRVASNSVSNIPVLPV; translated from the exons atgagaGCGTGTTATACAAGAATGGGGTCTAGGGTTCCAGTACAGCACTACAATTTGAGATCAGCGCCTCCTCCTAATTCCTTCATTGGAAGCTCTTTGCACGACCTCAACTCTGTCGACACGCGGCCCCCTGCTGATATCGATTCAATCGGCGATGTTGATCGCGACGCTGTTGTTCATCATCAAGATACTCTTGACAACGACGATGATTCCACAGCTGTT ATTCTCTCTTCAGTACGTGCAAATGGTCTTGAAGATCATTTCGATAGCTCCAAGTCATGTCCAGATCAATTTCTTCAAAGTGAATTTGAGAACTCTGAAATTGAAACTCGAACAAATCCTGAGTTCACTGCTTGGAAAAGGAAGGATCAAATGCTGCTGAGCTGGATGCTGTCTTCTATAAATCTCGAGATCCTCAGCCTTGTG GATTGCGTGCATGAATCCTACAGAAACTCTTTGCCACTTCACAGTGTTGAAGTGGATGAAGATCGCTCTCCCCTCGAGAGTAGTGGTCCTTCAAGGGGCAGCTATGATATTCTGACAATTGAGG ATGTTTCCCCTATTGAATCAGCAAGGGCAAGATTTCTACAAATTATTGTGgatcattttattaatgacCATGTGATTGAAGTGACTGATTCTGGGGCTGAATATTCTCAGCAGCCAGGTCAAGACAAATTGAGTAAGAGGAAAAACAGAGATGTCCAGTACGAAGGTGATCCAAGGTTTGCTTTGCCCTTGATGTATGTTGCTAATATGTACGAAACCTTAGTTAATGATGTAAACTTGAGGCTTGCTTCCTTCAATGGTATTCGTGAGAAGACCATTGGGGTAGCGCTTGAAGCAGCTGGTGGTTTATACAGGAGTTTGGCCAAGAAATTTCCTAAGAAAG GTTCCTGTACATACAAACGAAGAGAATTGGCAACTTCTCTTGAAACAAGGACAAGATTTCCAGAATTAGTAATACAAGAAGAGAAACGAGTTCGTTTTGTAGTGGTCAATGGATTGGATATTGTTGAGAAACCAAATAATATGCCTATCGAAGATGCTGAGTG GTTTAAGAGATTGACTGGCAGAAATGAAGTAGCTATCTCTGCTCAAgactataaattttattctccaAGACATAAGTACAGGCGTGTTGCCTCAAATTCTGTATCTAACATCCCAGTTTTGCCT GTTTAA